The stretch of DNA AGAGATGGAATAGCGGATGGTTTTGTGGATATAGATGGGGATGGTTTTAACGATGGCGTAGATGGCGATGTCGGGAACGATGGCACGGCAGAGAATACAGCAAATGCAATGACTGTAACAGGAGCAGATGGAAATGGAGATGGAAGACCAGATACTTATCCAAACGATAACCAAGATGGAGACAACAATTACAACTTCTTGGATATAGATGCGGACAACGATGGAATCGTAGACAATACAGAAGGACAAGCAACGGCTTCTTACCTTGCCCCAGCAGGGACAGATGCAGATGGAGATGGGATAGACGATGCTTACGACAATGACGATGCAAACTTTGGTGGAGCAGGTTCAGGAATTGTACCCAATAATGCGGATGGAGTAGACAATCCCGATTATTTGGACTTGGATAGTGATAATGATGGTTTATTAGATAATCTAGAGGGGCACGATACGAATGGAGATGGTCTAGTAGATGGCACAGATAGTCCAAATGCGAATACAGGTTTATCAGGAGGAGCAACAGATGCGGATGGAGACGGCTTGTTGGATGGTTATGATAACAATACAGCAAGTACGGATGCCACCAATACCAATTTGAATCCCAATAGTCATCCAGATGCAACCAATGGGGTAACGATAGAGCGGGATTGGCGAGAAGGAAATACAACTTATGCAGCGAATGACATCAATACGACACCAATTAATGAGACGGCAAGTGGTAATGTCTTAACCAACGATTGGGATCATGAAAACAATACGCAAGTATTGACAGGTAACATAACAATAGATACAGATGGAGATGGCGTACCAGAAACAGCCAATGGATTGGGAACAGGAGTGACGGTAGGAGGAGTAAATGAAGATGGGACAGCTAATAACAATGCAGGCACTTTGACGCAAAATTCAGATGGGACGTATACATTTGTACCCACAGCAAATTTTGTAGGAGAGGTACGCTATAGCTATCAAGTATGTGATAACGGGAGTCCTCAAGCTTGTGAGGAAGCATTGGTAACAATAGATGTAGAACCCTTGCCAACCACTGATAATGGAGAATTGGCACTGGCACCAGATGCGAATGTCACCTATGACGATTTAGCCGTAAGTGGTCAAGTTTTGTCGAATGACAACGATCCAGATGGGGATAACATCACTGTGACTGGGACAATCAATATAGACACAGATGGAGATGGAGTAGTAGATGGTACAGTAGGATTGGGACTAGGAACAACCATAGCGGGAGTGGATCAAAATGGAGCAGCAGTGACCAATGCAGGCACCTTGACGCAAAATGCGGATGGAAGTTATACCTTTGATCCTGTAGCAGGTTTTGTAGGAGAGGTTGTTTATGAGTATACGGCTTGTGATGATGGCGTGCCTATGAGCTGTGAAACAACAACGGTGACAATACATGTATTACCATCAGTGTACAACAGTACAAATGCAATCGATGATGAGGAGTTTTTAGACAAAGGGACGACCTTAACGGCAAATGTGTTGGACAACGATAGTGATGTAGAAGGAGATAGCCAAATCGGAGGGGTAAGTTTGGTGAGTGGAGCAAGCCAAGGCACGGTGACTTTAAATCCAGATGGGAGTTATACGTATAGCCCAACCGATCCCAATTTTAGTGGGAACGATGAGTTTGTGTATAGCATCTGTGATGATGGAACGCCCAAAGCATGTGATACCGCAACGGTTTATCTGACGATCTTGGATGTTAATAAGGACTATGGAGATGGACCAGCAGTATATGGCGAGGCTTATCATAGAGCTATGAGAGATGGAAATGCGGATAATGTACTGGATGGTGGAACGGATATTTGGTTGGGTAGCAATACCGATTTTGAAAATGCAAGTTCGGGAGTAGGAACGGATAATTTTGACGATGGAATGGCATTAGGAACGGGAACAGCTGGTGCATTTCCAAGAACAGTGACTCCTTCTACTGTTTACAATGTAGATTTAAATCTAAACTCAGTAGCAGCAGATAATGTATTTTACGGAATGTGGATTGATTGGAATGCCGATGGGATTTACGATGACTTTTACAATGGTTCGGTAGCTGTACCAGGAGGAGCAACAACAACAACCGTTAATGTGACTTCGCCAGCAACAGTAGCGACAAATTTAGTAAATATTAGAATTCGTTTAGATGACAACCTGTTAGGGGCTGGTGATTTTGTGGGCGCAAGAACCAATGGAGAAATAGAAGATTATCAATTCTTGATGAATGATCCATTGCCTGTAGAGTTGCTGTATTTTAGAGCCAAATTGCAAGGGAAAACTCTTGGTCAATTGAATTGGGCGACAGCAACGGAGCTAAATAATGCAGGTTATGAAGTAGAACACGCTTTGCCAACAACAGGAGTGCCCGTCTTTAATCAGATTGGCTATGTAGAGGGAGCAGGAACGACCATTCAAGCTCAACATTATCAGTATGAAGTGCCCAATTTAGTAGCAGGTATTCATTATTTCCGTCTGAAACAAGTAGATTTTGATGGAACGTATACCTATACAGATATTCGTGCACTGAATGTAGAAGCGCCATTGGTACAAAAGCTATTCCCAACGCTTTTGCAGGAAGGACGTAGTACCGTTTATATCCAATTGGCAAAAGAAGATAACTATAAGGTAGAAGTCTTAACTACGTTGGGGCAGGTAGTCGAAGTACATCATACAAGCTCTCCAATAAATGCTTATTATGAAGTAGAATTTGACTTGAATCGCTATCCATCAGGAGTTTATTTGATTCGTGTGAGTAATGATAGTGGTACTTATACGGAAAAAATACGGGTAGAATAAAAAAAATTAGATCGTATATTTATAAAGACTCTAACTACCATGGTTAGGGTCTTTTTTTTATTTTTTAGCTATAAATAAGGCAAAAGTGCATTTTTTTGAAATTTAATTAGGCAAGAATGGGATGTTGCAAGGCAAAAATATGCACCTCTATGATTGAAGAAAGACTTATATTTGGATAAAATAGTAACATAATATGTTTGGTAGGAGGATGGTAAATTCCATTTTGATATAACAAATAACCAGCTCCAATAATTTGAAATGATTGCCCAAAAGAAATTTTGAATCTTTAGTTCCTTTTTAACAATTTGATACATTGTCCTATGCAAACACTATTACATTTTTCCCAAAATAAGTTCTATTTCTTTTTTTTATTAAAATCCTTAATTAGGATTAAGTTTAACCCAAACAATCAGAGTTCAATTATTGGACTATTCTTTTTTATGGGGCTTTTTTTAGGAGACAGCACAATATTTGCTTCCCCTATGCATGTAAAATATCAATCGATTAATTTTTCAGATGGAACATCTTCTATAAATGGAGCAGCAACCAATGCCTCTTCTGTTACCGACTATGTAGCAATGATAGGGGGAGATCCTTGCCCGCTTTCGGGTGATTTTCTCAATGGGTATGATATACAAGGAGGACAGTCAATGCTTACCTTTACATTCAATACCCCAGTTGACCTTAGAGTTGACAATTTTATTTATTTAGATTATTACTATTTTAATGATGTACAAAACAATTCCGATTTAAGTAGATATTTAGCAGTTCAAGATATTGTTTTAATAACATCAGCAGGAAACTTGACAGGATCAGCTACTTTTACCAATGCAACAGATGTTGCCTTAAATAATCAAGAATGGGTAAAGTTTAGGGTAGAAGTGCCTTACACAGCATCCAATACCTTAACGGTTACAGGAATTAGAGTTGACATAGAAATGAACAATGGAGGAACAGGAGCGACATTTAATACTGCTAGTTCTGAAGTTTTTGCACTTGCACTGGAAGGAATAGGAGGGAGTGATCCATTGCCAGTAGAATTGATGCATTTTAATACAGAATTAGAGGGAAAGAATGCCGCTAGCCTAAATTGGGCGACAGCAAGTGAGCTGAACAATGCTGGCTATGAAATAGAACATGCCTTGCCAACTACAGGGCTGCCCGTTTTTGAGCAAATAGACTATGTAGATGGTGCAGGCACAACCACTCAAGTACAATATTATAATTATAAAGTACCAAATTTAGTAGCAGGAGTACATTATTTTCGCTTAAAACAAGTGGATTTTGATGGAACTTACGCCTATACTGATATTCGTGCTCTAAGAGTAGACGCACCATTAGTGCAGAAATTGTTTCCCACAGTTTTGCGAGCGGGAAGGAACACTATGTATATTCAATTGGCAAAAGACGATCGTTACAAAATAGAAATCTTAACCACTTTGGGAAGTGTTGTTGAGAGACATGATATAAAGGCAAAAACAAATACCTATTATGAACTTGAATTGGATAGAAACCATTGTGCTACAGGAGTATATGTAGTTTACGTAAGGAATAATACAGGGAGTTATAGTCAAAAAATACGAATTGAATAAAACACACGTGCATTATATCATGGAGACTCTAGCTATTGCAGTTAGAGTCTTTTTTTTTATCAATTTGCCGAATGAAGCTAGTCTCAATTGGCTAGTGTTTCGAGAACATTAGCCAAACTATCATATTCCGCTATCGCATGTGCTACTTCTTGCTCATTGGTAGATGTTTCTATCAATTTAAGCAATTGAACTTGACGAATAACCATCGCATTTTCATCTGTTGTCGTATCGGATAGGCTCTGAAAAAATTTAATTCCAATAACCACTAGAAAAGCGACCATCATAAAAGCATAAGTTAAGTTGCTAACATTCTCTTTCGATTCCTGAAAATAATCATCATCTGAAATTTCATCATTGTTATAGGGTTCCAATAAATCATCATTGTCGTCTTGCATACTTATCGTTATTGGGAGTTTATTGAGAAAGACTATCTACTTGCTCGGTTTGGTCAAGTGGTAAACCAAATGGGGTAGCATCACTTTTTCTAAAAAAAAAGGTTAGAAGGATTAAAAGCATAAAAATACCAAGACCAATTACTTTTATTAGGTTTGAATTGGTGGTTTCTTCTTGATTGTACATATCTGTAAATATAATGGCTTTATAAAATGAACCTATGTACAGGACAGCCCCAGCTTGCTGGCTCACGAGCAAAGCAAGCTAAAGTTTTTTAGTATAAAATATAGGATCTTTGCTTAATAATGATTTGGATGTTAGAGCGAAGCGGTCTAAAAAATAGTGATAAACCTCCTAATATTTTGATCAACTAACCGAATTTATAGCTTTGTCCTGTACCCAAAAAATGAACAAAAAGACACAGCAAACTATTATCTAGTAACAATGCCGTAATATCTTCTAAATTAATAAAAATATAAAGAAGTTCCCTTTTTTGTAATTATTTTGTTTTTTGTAAAATTGAACTCATTCTCTGTATCTTTTGTATTATTTATAATGGAAGTTGTTAAAAAATGATCTTAACACCTGCGATCCAACCATAGCAGCCATCGGATCGGCAGCTATTTTTAGTCCCGTAGCTTCCAGCTACGAAACAAAAAACGAGCTTTGCCCGATAACTACTAGCTTTGATCTCGAAAATCAACAACATTCTTAAACAACTTCATGAAGAATAATCACAACAACTAATTTTATATCATGAAAGAGACACCATTTTTTGAATTTGAAGAGTTTGGAGAAAACGAAACACCCCCTGCTAGATGGAAATCTGTGTTGAGTATTGTTATTATCGTTATTATGGCTCTATTATTGTTTAGGCTATTACTAGCTCTTGTGGTACCCATTATAACCCTTATTTTGCTAATTGCCAACAGAGATCTAGTCTCAAAAATAGCTCGAACGATTTATCAACTGTATCAGAATGAATTGTACAAGGGACTTTTAGCGACACTAGCTGCTATTTTTCTATTTGCTCCTTTTGTAATCTTTTTGTTTTTTAGAACGGTTTATTATATGTTTGTAGAGGAAAAACCTATAATTAATAACATTAGAGAAGGGGAAGAAAACGAATCAGAACTAATCAATATTGTTATTAAAGAAAAGATGAAAAATTTGCTTAGAGATGACGATAACAACTATCGATAGGTTGGTGTAGTGCTTGACCAAAGAATTTCTTTGTTAATGCGAGAGGGTAAGGGATCGACAAATAATTAAGAATAGTAACATGAAGAAAAAAATTGCGCTTATTGACATTGCACAAGCTTTGGGAGTTTCTAGAACATTGGTATCTATGGTGCTAAATGGTCAAGGTGATTTGCATGGGATTAGTCCCGTTACACAAGATAAGGTCAAAGCCAAAGCAAAAGAACTCAATTATAAGCCTAATTCTATTGCAAGAGGATTGCGAACAGGGAAATCCAATACAATAGGTCTGATTGTTACAGATATTTCTAATAATTTTTATGCTACTATTGCTCGTCGAATCGAAGATAATTTGCGTCAATTAGGTTATCATCTAATTTTTTGTAGTTCTGATGAACGAGCAGAGCGAGAGGAGGAGTTGATTCAAATGTTGAGAGGTAGACAGGTGGATGGTTTGATTTTGGCAACCACCTTTCAGGATACCAAGGTACTGAAAGAACTCATTAAGGAGGGATTTCCTTTTGTTTTAATTGATCGACATATTCCTAATTTGGAAACAGATTATGTCGTAGTTGATAATTACAAAAGCTCAAAAAAGGCAATCGAGTATTTGATGGAACAAGGGCATCGTGAGATTGGAATGTTGACCATATCGCCTTCTCACTTAAGTACTATTCAAGATCGAGAACAGGGGTATAAAGATGCCTTAACGGAACAGGGACTTACCATAAAAAATAGCAATGTTTGCCAAATAGCCTTTGATGATATTTATAATCAGGTGGGCAAATCACTGCACAAAATGTTAAACCAAGCCCAACCTGTTACGGCTATTTATGCCGTTAATAACAATATAGGAAAGGCTTGTTTAGAACATTTAGGAAAAATGGGCTTGCATATTCCCGAAGACATCGCCTTATTGAGTTATGATGATATTGATGTATTTAAATTTTGTGCTATAACGGCCATCGCTCAACCCATTCAAGAAATGGGAGACCAAGCGGTTAATATTTTGTTGAATAAAATAAAAGGAGGAAAACCCAAACCATTGCCCAACCAACAATTGATCTTACCAGCGCAAATTATTGTTCGCAAATCTTGTGAAAACTTGACGACTTCGAGATAAGGTTACTGCCTTAATAATTTCAAAATTTTGCGAGCTCTAGCGCTGAATGCAACTGGATTTTTATCCAGTTGGTCATCAATGACTAACAACAATTCTTCTTGCAAATCAGGATATTTGACACTAAAGTCGTACAAGGCACTAATCGAATATACTTTTACAGCAACCTTTATTTGAGGGGAAAGTACCCATTTGAACAACTCGTCAACCACTAACCCTTCTAATTCTTCAGGGACTCCTGCCAGCCAAATCATTTTGGCAATCGTGCGTTTAATTCCTGGAAAGGTCAATTCATCTCGTCTATTAAAACAGTGACTCACAATAGGTGCAATGCGATCAGGAGCCTTAACCAATATATGCCCCAATAGCCAAGTAAATCGCATGGCAATCGGATGTTCTGCATCCAGTAAATCCATCAAGTCGATTAGATCTATCTTTTGGTCAATGAGGTAATTGGTCCATTCTTCCCATTTCTGGCGACTAGCTTCTGAACGATCCGCTGCTAAAACGATTCTTAATGGTTTAATTAATGGGTGGTTCATACGGTTGATTTTATTAGGTTCAAGGTACTAAAATTAGCGTGAATTTTCTTTTTCTATTAGACATTATCAGGAATTGCGCAGCACTCATGGAATAATAGTGTTGTATCGTCGAAAAAGCAAGATTTACATAGATGCGGGGAATGCTTGCGCTAGTTCGATTGTGATCCCCAAAAGTATTCGTGCTATACTTCACAAGAATTTGTATCTTTGTGCCACACTAAAAAAATCGATCAATGAATTTGAAAAGTAGCATAGAATTAATGGTCTCATTACTATTTATAAGTTTGGGAATGGCTTGCAATTCTACCCAAAATATTACCACGGTTAAATGGTATGGTGTTGATTCAACAATTACTATTGATGGTGACCTAAAAGAATGGGAGCATCCACTAAAAGAGCCTAAAGATTATACTGCCATCCAATACAATGCAGGGAACGACGATAAAAACCTATACCTCTGTGTTCGGATTAATGATAAAAATATTCAACGTAGGATCATGGGATTGGGATTGTCTGTTTATATAGATACTTTGGCTAAACGAAAGGACAAAATAGGAATTGGCTACCCCTTAGCATTGACACAAGAACAGATCGAAAAAATTTCTTTTCAGGCAACTAAAGGCAGCTTTAAGATTGACGATCGTGCTTTGGATCAAGCTTATGCCGACATCTGCCAAGAGTTTGAATTGATTGGTTTTGTTGAAGAGGAGCCAACAGAAAAAATTCGAGTCAGTAATTTAGCGTCCAAAGAGCTTAAAACAGCCATGGGCTTTGATCATGTAGGGGCAATGATTTGTGAATTCAAAATTCCTTTGAATCAACTGTTAAAAGGCACTATAAATTATGATGAAGTGATGAGTATTGGCATTCGAGTAAATCAACCTGCTGCTAATGCAGATGATGACCCTGGGCTGTTTAACGATCCCTCTAGCAATGGTATAACAGGAAGTGGACAATTGCCCAATCCTATGTTACAAGGAGCGAATCAATCTGCAATTAGTCGCCAACCTTCCCGCAGTTCAAATGGTAACATTACAGGGGTCTGGGCAAAAATTCAATTGAGCAAACAATAATCATTTGTTCAATAAAAAAAGTTATTTGTAAACAGGTGGCTCATGATAAGGGCTATCTTCCTACTTGGCGGAGTTTTGATAATCAATAGAATAGATTGAAAATGTGCCTTGTCAATCTATTGGTAATCAATCGTGTATTAATAAAGATATAGAGATTTTAATATTTTGAACCGCTATTCTTTTTTTCGACAAAAAATTGTAACTTCGCACGGGTTGAAAATCAAAGAATTTCTTTGAAAAAGACAGCTAATAATCAACAGTTAAATTACAGTTTTTTTATAAAAAAAAAACTTACTTAAAAATTGAGAAACATGGAACAAAACAAATCAAAAATCATCTATACTAAGACAGACGAAGCACCTTTTTTAGCAACGTTTTCTTTTTTGCCAATTATCAAAACGTTTACAGATGCTGCGGGTATAGAAGTTGAGTTGAGTGATATCTCTCTAGCTGGTAGAATTATTGCTAATTTTCCTGATTTTTTGACTGAAGAGCAAAGAATGCCTGATGCATTGGCTGAATTAGGAGAGTTGGTGCTTAAGCCAGAGGCAAATGTGATTAAATTGCCTAATATTAGTGCTTCTGTTCCTCAATTAAAAGCAGCGATCAAAGAGCTTCAAGCTGCGGGATACGCATTGCCTGATTATCCAGACGATGCAGAGACAGAAGAAGAAAAAGCAATTCAAAAGAGATACAATAAAATTAAAGGTTCTGCCGTAAACCCTGTTTTAAGAGAAGGAAACTCGGATCGTAGAGCACCTAAACCTGTAAAAAAATACGCTAAAAATAATCCTCATTCTATGGGGGCTTGGTCAGCTGATTCTAAGTCTCATGTAGCTACAATGACAAGTGGAGATTTTCGTTCTAATGAAAAATCGGTAACCTTGGAATCTGCTACAGATGTACGCATTGAGCATGTTGCAGCAGATGGTACAGTGACTACTTTAAAGGATAGTTTTCCAATCTTGGCAGGTGAAGTGATTGATGGTACGATGTTGAGCAAAAAAGCTTTATTGGCATTTTTGGATGCTCAAGTAGCAGATGCTAAAGCACAGGGAGTGCTATTTTCATTGCACATGAAAGCAACAATGATGAAAGTGTCTGATCCAATTATATTTGGGCATGGGGTTAGAACATTCTTTAAGGACGTTTTTGCCAAACATGCTGTTGTTTTAGAAGAGTTGGGTGTGGATGTTAACAATGGTTTTGGTGATTTGTTGAACAAAATCGAAACACTTCCTGCTGACCAAAAGGCTGCAATAGAGGCAGATATTCAGGCTGCTTATGAAAATGGTCCTGATGTTGCTATGGTTGATTCTGATAAAGGAATTACGAATTTGCATGTACCTAGTGATGTAATTATTGATGCTTCAATGCCTGCAATGATTCGTACTTCGGGTTGTATGTGGAACAAAGAAGGAAAAACGCAAGATACCAAGGCTGTTATTCCTGATAGCAGTTATGCAGGTATTTATCAAGTTGTTATTGATTTCTGTAAAAAACATGGAGCGTTTGATCCTACTACTATGGGGACTGTTCCTAATGTAGGGCTAATGGCTCAAAAAGCAGAAGAATATGGCTCGCACGATAAAACATTTGAAATTCAAACAGAAGGTACGGTAAGAGTAGTTGATGCAGCGGGAAATACCTTGATAGAGCATGCTGTTGAAGTGGGAGATATTTGGAGAATGTGCCAAGTAAAAGATGCACCAATCCAAGATTGGGTGAAATTGGCAGTAACTAGAGCCAGAGCTTCACAAACTCCTGCTGTTTTTTGGTTGGATGAGAATAGAGCGCATGATGCAGAATTAATCAAAAAAGTAAATACTTATTTGCCAAATCACGATACAGATGGATTAGAAATTCATATTATGTCTCCAATGGATGCTACTGCATTTTCTTTAGAGCGTATCAAAGAGGGCAAGGACACTATTTCTGTAACTGGAAATGTATTACGTGATTACAATACAGATTTATTTCCAATTCTAGAATTGGGAACTTCTGCAAAGATGTTGTCTATTGTTCCACTCATGAATGGTGGAGGATTGTTTGAAACAGGAGCAGGAGGGTCTGCACCTAAACATGTACAACAATTTAACAAAGAAAATCACTTGCGTTGGGATTCTTTGGGTGAGTTTTTGGCATTGGCTGTTTCTTTAGAACATTTAGGAAATACGTTCAATAACTCCAAAGCATTGGTATTGGGTGAGGCATTGGATCAAGCTACTGAAAAGCTATTGTTGAATAGAAAATCTCCTTCTAGAAAGGTAAATGAGCTAGACAATAGAGGAAGCCATTTCTATTTAGCCTTATACTGGGCAGAAGCAGTTGCAGCGCAAACTAAAGATGCAGAATTGCAAGAAAGCTTTGGCAAATTAGCACAGCAGTTGGCTGATAATGAAGCCAAAATTGTTGAGGAACTTAATGCTGCTCAAGGTGTAGCAATGGATGTAGATGGTTATTATTTCCCTAATGAGGAAAAAGTAAGCCAAGCAATGCGTCCAAGTTCAACCTTAAATTCAGTATTGGATACGATGTTGATTAACGCATAAGTAAGGAAAAGATAATCAATTCAAAATATGAAAGCTGCTCTATTTTTAGGGCAGCTTTTTTTTATTTTATAAAAATAGGAAATAAAGCTTAAATAATTAAGGCTTATTAAAGAGTGAATTATATATGATTGTAAAATGAAATGTGTTGATTTTGAGAAGTTTAACAATTAACTAATATCCAAGAATGATTATTCTAGGATTAAAAGACGTACTTTTGTCTTTCTCAAAAAGACAGCCCCACTGTTTACTGACAATTACAATCATTATGCAAACAAAATTACATTTTTTGATTTTATGCTTGGGTCTCGTCTTGTCTAACTTGGAGGCTCAAATCGCATACCATGGTTTCGAACAGAACGCTGGGGATACATGGGGAACTACTTTATCTACGGTCGCCTGTACCAATGGGAGCGATCGTTGGGATTATTCAACTGCATTGAGTAGTATAACTCCTGCTGTTGGCGCACAGTTTTGGGGAGTTCAAGATTTGAATGGAAATTGTGGAGGAGCAGCAGGGGAAACCATTACTTTTGCCAATGTTTCGGTAGCAACTTATACAGGGGTATCGATACAGTTTGACTACAACATTGTAGGCTATGACAGTGGCGATAATGTTTTTTATACGGTTATACTAGATGGGGTTGCACAACCTCAAGTACAACTGGTAACAGGGGGAGGTTTCTCAACGGGAGGTTACCTAACAGAAACCATAAACATTCCCAATAGTGCTAACACTGTAGGGCTAGAGTTATTAGTGGTTCAAAATGGAGGGAGTGATTATGCAGGTTTTGATAACTTCATTTTGGATGGAACTCCTACTGTAGTTTGTCCGCATACCATTACTTCTTTTGCCCCAACTTCTGGTCCTATAGGAACAGAGGTGACCATTTCAGGTACTGGTTTTACGGCTAGTTCTACGGTTGAATTTAATGGGGTGGCAGCTGCTGTTACTTTTGTGGACGCAACCACGTTGATTGCTACCCTTCCTACTGGTGCAACTACAGGTACCATCACAGTAATAGAGACAGCATGTAATCAAACGACAGCAGGTAATTTTACTTTGTTAACTTCAGGTGGAGCATGTGGCTCTATTTTAACAGATATTATTATATCAGAGGTATTTGATAATAATGGAGGTTCATTGGGGTATATCGAAATTTATAATGGAACAGGGGCTACCATTGATTTGACCAATTATAGAATCGATCGTTATGGAACTTTAACCTCTGGGACAGTTACACACTCTTATACCTTTCCAGCTACGGGAACGGGATCTTCTATTGCAGATGGTCAAGTTTTGGTTGGAAGAATCAATAGTGGTGGATCAGGTGTCCAAGATTTTG from Aureispira anguillae encodes:
- a CDS encoding T9SS type A sorting domain-containing protein; translation: MHVKYQSINFSDGTSSINGAATNASSVTDYVAMIGGDPCPLSGDFLNGYDIQGGQSMLTFTFNTPVDLRVDNFIYLDYYYFNDVQNNSDLSRYLAVQDIVLITSAGNLTGSATFTNATDVALNNQEWVKFRVEVPYTASNTLTVTGIRVDIEMNNGGTGATFNTASSEVFALALEGIGGSDPLPVELMHFNTELEGKNAASLNWATASELNNAGYEIEHALPTTGLPVFEQIDYVDGAGTTTQVQYYNYKVPNLVAGVHYFRLKQVDFDGTYAYTDIRALRVDAPLVQKLFPTVLRAGRNTMYIQLAKDDRYKIEILTTLGSVVERHDIKAKTNTYYELELDRNHCATGVYVVYVRNNTGSYSQKIRIE
- a CDS encoding LacI family DNA-binding transcriptional regulator, coding for MKKKIALIDIAQALGVSRTLVSMVLNGQGDLHGISPVTQDKVKAKAKELNYKPNSIARGLRTGKSNTIGLIVTDISNNFYATIARRIEDNLRQLGYHLIFCSSDERAEREEELIQMLRGRQVDGLILATTFQDTKVLKELIKEGFPFVLIDRHIPNLETDYVVVDNYKSSKKAIEYLMEQGHREIGMLTISPSHLSTIQDREQGYKDALTEQGLTIKNSNVCQIAFDDIYNQVGKSLHKMLNQAQPVTAIYAVNNNIGKACLEHLGKMGLHIPEDIALLSYDDIDVFKFCAITAIAQPIQEMGDQAVNILLNKIKGGKPKPLPNQQLILPAQIIVRKSCENLTTSR
- a CDS encoding NADP-dependent isocitrate dehydrogenase, which encodes MEQNKSKIIYTKTDEAPFLATFSFLPIIKTFTDAAGIEVELSDISLAGRIIANFPDFLTEEQRMPDALAELGELVLKPEANVIKLPNISASVPQLKAAIKELQAAGYALPDYPDDAETEEEKAIQKRYNKIKGSAVNPVLREGNSDRRAPKPVKKYAKNNPHSMGAWSADSKSHVATMTSGDFRSNEKSVTLESATDVRIEHVAADGTVTTLKDSFPILAGEVIDGTMLSKKALLAFLDAQVADAKAQGVLFSLHMKATMMKVSDPIIFGHGVRTFFKDVFAKHAVVLEELGVDVNNGFGDLLNKIETLPADQKAAIEADIQAAYENGPDVAMVDSDKGITNLHVPSDVIIDASMPAMIRTSGCMWNKEGKTQDTKAVIPDSSYAGIYQVVIDFCKKHGAFDPTTMGTVPNVGLMAQKAEEYGSHDKTFEIQTEGTVRVVDAAGNTLIEHAVEVGDIWRMCQVKDAPIQDWVKLAVTRARASQTPAVFWLDENRAHDAELIKKVNTYLPNHDTDGLEIHIMSPMDATAFSLERIKEGKDTISVTGNVLRDYNTDLFPILELGTSAKMLSIVPLMNGGGLFETGAGGSAPKHVQQFNKENHLRWDSLGEFLALAVSLEHLGNTFNNSKALVLGEALDQATEKLLLNRKSPSRKVNELDNRGSHFYLALYWAEAVAAQTKDAELQESFGKLAQQLADNEAKIVEELNAAQGVAMDVDGYYFPNEEKVSQAMRPSSTLNSVLDTMLINA